In Haloterrigena turkmenica DSM 5511, a single genomic region encodes these proteins:
- a CDS encoding type IV pilin produces MDLSKYRNKLIGSEEERAVSPVIGVILMVAITVILAAVIAAFVLDMGDDLGSEAQAGSQMSFDEDKGVMSIELTSEGNADTYELRGDYRYNATSGNNESVGSDEYIALSGAGDTVTLECGAQNEYSTSDGTTNKYVLNESTPESGTVTFVASNDGGDSWTNVGSQEWSC; encoded by the coding sequence ATGGATCTAAGCAAATACAGAAACAAGCTGATCGGAAGCGAAGAAGAACGGGCAGTCTCGCCTGTTATCGGAGTCATCCTCATGGTCGCGATAACTGTCATTCTCGCGGCTGTGATCGCAGCATTCGTACTGGATATGGGCGACGATCTCGGTAGTGAGGCACAGGCGGGTTCCCAGATGAGCTTCGACGAGGACAAGGGTGTGATGTCGATCGAGCTCACCTCTGAGGGTAACGCAGACACGTACGAACTCCGGGGAGACTACCGATATAACGCTACATCCGGGAATAATGAATCGGTAGGATCCGACGAATACATTGCACTCTCAGGAGCGGGTGACACAGTGACGCTTGAATGTGGCGCTCAGAACGAATATAGTACATCAGACGGTACTACGAACAAATACGTGCTGAATGAGTCTACTCCTGAGAGCGGTACGGTGACCTTTGTTGCCTCGAACGACGGTGGCGACAGTTGGACCAACGTCGGTAGCCAGGAGTGGAGTTGCTAA